A DNA window from Bacillus carboniphilus contains the following coding sequences:
- a CDS encoding DUF2626 domain-containing protein → MDRMYRVLGFWTGIFAIMFFLGDMVEVSLIFFGQTAFFVFLGYLKLSERMYIYIFGAYLTVFFAGFTYYTTFMMTPGAGH, encoded by the coding sequence ATGGATCGTATGTACAGAGTTCTAGGCTTCTGGACTGGAATTTTCGCTATTATGTTTTTCTTAGGAGATATGGTTGAGGTTTCTCTCATTTTCTTCGGTCAAACGGCCTTTTTCGTTTTCTTAGGATATTTAAAACTCTCCGAAAGAATGTACATTTATATTTTTGGTGCGTATTTAACAGTGTTCTTTGCAGGTTTTACTTACTATACAACATTTATGATGACACCTGGAGCAGGACATTAA
- a CDS encoding DUF2759 domain-containing protein codes for MGLVIIFALVTILAAIGLFTSLKNKNLLGIVFGFGTLAVFGWFTIMTFIHSGYPTAH; via the coding sequence ATTGGATTAGTTATTATTTTTGCACTCGTAACTATTCTAGCTGCGATTGGACTTTTTACATCCTTAAAAAACAAAAACCTACTAGGAATTGTGTTTGGTTTTGGAACACTTGCTGTATTTGGATGGTTTACTATTATGACGTTTATCCACAGTGGATATCCAACTGCACACTAA
- a CDS encoding SAM-dependent methyltransferase yields MNNLKEKIIHRIKQETNEFIPFDVFMEMALYEPELGYYAKEKEKVGRKGDFITTPFLSDVFAEVFCDYCSDDFTENSWNYFCEIGAGTGKFLQAWSTYMEQKYPGIHNDIMYRVVEKSKYHQQLIKAIPASVEIVDDITSLKPMKGIVFANEWLDALPVKVVTKLHGHMYEVCVGEENGQIVERMRLINEEPLIKFIQRYQITPREGHRIEVPYLLPDIFSALSHNLILGKLILVDYMYSLEDWQQPELREGSIRGYQNHQLKRNVLTNPGEMDITYHIPIEPLIKIAKEQGFTLMESERQDQFLMKHGILNKLQDHTQLDPFHPTVKRNRAIQSLISPSGMSAYFRVLVFEKEKRASF; encoded by the coding sequence ATGAACAATTTAAAAGAAAAGATTATCCATAGAATTAAACAAGAAACCAATGAGTTTATTCCTTTTGATGTGTTTATGGAAATGGCATTATATGAACCTGAACTTGGATACTATGCAAAGGAGAAAGAAAAGGTCGGAAGAAAGGGGGACTTTATAACAACTCCTTTTCTGTCAGATGTGTTTGCGGAAGTCTTTTGTGATTATTGCTCAGATGATTTTACTGAAAATAGCTGGAACTATTTTTGTGAGATTGGGGCAGGAACTGGAAAGTTTTTGCAAGCTTGGTCTACTTATATGGAGCAAAAGTACCCTGGCATACATAACGACATCATGTATAGGGTAGTCGAAAAAAGCAAGTACCACCAACAGTTAATAAAAGCTATACCTGCTAGTGTAGAAATCGTTGATGATATTACAAGCTTGAAACCTATGAAAGGAATTGTTTTTGCAAACGAATGGCTGGATGCTTTGCCTGTAAAAGTAGTGACAAAACTTCATGGACATATGTATGAAGTTTGTGTGGGAGAAGAAAACGGTCAAATAGTGGAAAGAATGAGGTTAATTAACGAGGAACCCCTTATAAAATTCATTCAGAGGTATCAAATTACGCCTCGGGAAGGGCATCGAATTGAAGTCCCTTATCTCCTGCCTGATATATTTAGTGCCTTATCTCATAATCTAATTCTAGGAAAGCTCATATTAGTGGATTATATGTATTCACTCGAGGATTGGCAGCAGCCTGAATTAAGAGAAGGTAGCATACGCGGGTATCAAAATCACCAATTAAAGAGAAATGTGTTAACCAATCCTGGTGAAATGGATATCACCTACCATATACCGATAGAGCCCCTTATCAAGATTGCAAAAGAACAAGGATTTACGCTTATGGAATCTGAGAGGCAAGATCAGTTTTTAATGAAACATGGAATCTTAAATAAGCTCCAGGATCACACACAGCTGGACCCCTTCCATCCAACTGTAAAGAGGAATCGGGCCATTCAATCCCTTATTTCACCTTCAGGAATGAGTGCTTATTTTCGAGTTTTAGTTTTTGAAAAAGAAAAAAGAGCTTCTTTTTAG
- a CDS encoding MBL fold metallo-hydrolase produces MKWRRIPAGPLGTNCYVVWNQENNCLIFDPGGDEQIIKAFIKKNNLNPKAILLTHAHFDHIGALEEIRSTYQIPAFVHEKEAKWLLDPALNGSQFFQMGVIRCRPADDFITKEGSQNFGGITLEILETPGHSPGSVSFYFEEGGFVISGDALFLGSIGRTDLPGGDHKQLIKSIHDKLLSLPEDTIVLSGHGEETTIIQEMDHNPFLNGF; encoded by the coding sequence ATGAAGTGGAGAAGAATACCTGCTGGACCACTTGGTACAAACTGTTATGTCGTCTGGAATCAAGAGAATAATTGTCTTATTTTTGATCCAGGTGGAGATGAACAAATCATTAAAGCATTCATCAAAAAAAATAATTTAAATCCTAAAGCAATCCTTTTAACCCATGCTCATTTTGATCACATTGGTGCATTAGAAGAAATTAGAAGTACTTATCAGATTCCAGCTTTCGTCCATGAAAAGGAAGCGAAGTGGTTATTAGATCCTGCTCTAAATGGATCTCAGTTTTTCCAAATGGGAGTGATTCGCTGTCGTCCAGCCGATGACTTCATTACAAAGGAAGGTTCTCAAAATTTTGGTGGGATTACTTTGGAAATCCTTGAAACCCCAGGTCATTCTCCAGGAAGCGTTTCTTTTTATTTTGAAGAAGGTGGCTTTGTCATTTCTGGGGATGCTTTATTTTTGGGGAGTATCGGACGGACAGATTTACCAGGGGGAGACCATAAGCAATTGATAAAGAGTATTCATGATAAACTTCTCTCTCTTCCGGAAGATACCATTGTCTTATCTGGTCATGGAGAGGAGACAACCATTATTCAAGAAATGGATCACAATCCTTTCTTAAATGGATTTTAA
- the comGA gene encoding competence type IV pilus ATPase ComGA gives MISTIEEQVHRLLKKALDLHATDIHIVPKEKTTKVFFRLQHMLSFLYDIPHDQSSRLISHFKFMAGLDIGEKRKPQSGAYSTFINDLPVSLRLSTLPTSFSESLVIRILPQESAIPIEQVALFPSTTKKLIALLKHAHGLLLFTGPTGSGKSTTLYTLLQYSSKWFKRNIISLEDPIERNTSEFLQVQVNEKAGVSYATGLRAILRHDPDVIVVGEIRDEETAQVAVRAALTGHLVVSSLHTRNAKGAITRLLELGVKDYEIEQALIGVSAQRLIQIKCPYCGKRCTVHCPFYKRKRACIYEMLAGQQLKKVMSEMNSPNQEASYRTLKEELAKGMALGFVDEEEYKRWVYSIE, from the coding sequence ATGATATCCACAATAGAAGAGCAAGTTCATCGTTTGCTTAAAAAAGCTCTGGATTTACATGCAACGGATATTCATATTGTTCCGAAAGAAAAGACTACCAAAGTTTTCTTCAGACTACAGCACATGCTTAGTTTTCTTTATGACATACCCCATGATCAAAGTAGTCGACTTATATCCCACTTTAAATTTATGGCTGGTTTAGATATAGGTGAAAAAAGAAAACCACAAAGTGGTGCATACTCCACTTTTATCAATGATCTCCCTGTAAGTTTACGATTATCCACTCTTCCAACTTCATTTTCTGAAAGTCTAGTCATTCGAATTCTTCCTCAAGAATCTGCGATCCCGATTGAGCAAGTTGCTTTATTTCCATCTACAACAAAAAAACTGATTGCTTTATTAAAACATGCCCATGGGCTCTTACTATTCACAGGGCCAACGGGTAGCGGGAAATCCACGACTCTATATACGTTGTTGCAGTATTCATCCAAGTGGTTTAAACGGAATATCATTTCGCTTGAAGACCCAATTGAGAGAAACACTTCCGAATTTCTTCAAGTTCAAGTGAATGAAAAAGCAGGTGTATCGTATGCCACCGGGTTAAGAGCCATTTTACGTCATGACCCTGATGTTATTGTAGTGGGGGAAATTAGAGATGAGGAAACAGCGCAGGTCGCTGTTAGGGCAGCCTTGACGGGTCACTTAGTGGTATCTTCATTGCATACTCGAAATGCTAAAGGAGCCATAACACGCTTATTAGAATTAGGTGTGAAGGATTATGAAATAGAACAAGCGTTAATAGGAGTATCTGCCCAAAGACTAATCCAAATCAAATGTCCATACTGTGGAAAAAGATGCACTGTACACTGTCCCTTTTATAAAAGAAAGCGTGCTTGTATTTATGAAATGTTAGCAGGCCAACAGTTGAAAAAAGTAATGAGTGAGATGAATAGCCCTAATCAAGAAGCTTCATACAGGACTCTTAAGGAAGAATTAGCAAAGGGAATGGCGCTTGGCTTTGTGGATGAAGAAGAGTATAAGCGATGGGTATACTCTATTGAGTAG